A single genomic interval of Melanotaenia boesemani isolate fMelBoe1 chromosome 4, fMelBoe1.pri, whole genome shotgun sequence harbors:
- the mrpl4 gene encoding 39S ribosomal protein L4, mitochondrial, whose protein sequence is MSLNCKMFRFSGLIFGRGVAKRFSSSFSGEKTLPPNLLLPSNLIDPERLKRSPPPADCSLPLLRRCDAVVPAHLRPVQTWVDTLGRKDSEPLGLAQLHPDVFAVQPRLDVLHSVEIWQKNYKRISHANTKVRSEVRGGGRKPWKQKGSGRARHGSIRSPLWRGGGVSHGPRGPTSYYYMLPMKVRVQGLKVALTSKLAQDYLHIVDSLNIPTPDSQYLLELIRDRYWGQSVLMVDVCEEFPENIRQATASLKTVNIIPAIGLNVHSILKHEAVILTLETVKFLEEKLLWHDQRYSPLYPFRLPYSDFP, encoded by the exons ATGAGCCTTAATTGCAAAATGTTTCGATTCTCCGGCTTAATTTTCGGAAGAGGAGTCGCTAAAAGG tTCTCCTCTTCGTTCTCCGGTGAGAAAACGCTGCCTCCAAACTTACTGCTGCCCTCCAACCTCATCGATCCCGAGAGATTAA AGCGCTCTCCTCCCCCCGCAGACTGCTCCCTGCCCCTGCTCAGGCGGTGCGACGCCGTGGTTCCCGCCCACCTGAGGCCTGTGCAGACATGGGTGGACACTCTGGGGAGGAAGGACAGCGAGCCGCTGGGTCTGGCTCAGCTCCACCCGGACGTCTTCGCAGTGCAGCCGAG GCTcgatgttctacacagtgttgAAATATGGCAGAAGAATTACAAAAGGATT AGTCACGCCAACACAAAGGTCCGATCAGAGGTCCGAGGAGGAGGCAGGAAGCCATGGAAACAGAAAGGAAGTGGAAGGGCTCGCCACGGAAGCATCCGGTCACCGCTATGGAGAGGAG GTGGGGTGTCTCATGGACCAAGAGGACCGACTAGTTATTACTACATGTTGCCCATGAAAGTCCGAGTTCAGGGACTCAAAGTGGCGCTGACCTCCAAACTGGCTCAG GACTACCTTCACATTGTGGACTCCTTGAACATCCCCACGCCGGACTCTCAGTACCTGCTGGAGCTGATCAGAGACAGATACTGGGGCCAGTCGGTGCTGATGGTGGATGT GTGTGAAGAGTTTCCTGAAAACATCCGTCAGGCCACAGCAAGCTTAAAGACGGTGAACATCATTCCTGCCATCG GTCTGAACGTTCACAGCATCCTGAAACACGAAGCCGTCATCCTCACCTTGGAAACCGTCAAGTTTctggaggagaagctgctgtGGCATGACCAGCGTTACTCGCCTCTGTACCCGTTCAGACTGCCGTACTCTGACTTCCCCTGA